One stretch of Diabrotica undecimpunctata isolate CICGRU chromosome 5, icDiaUnde3, whole genome shotgun sequence DNA includes these proteins:
- the LOC140440681 gene encoding uncharacterized protein, which translates to MKQIITLSILCVLAVHFASSVSLQKGTLDIIEGNCTHPNPKQAVLQDYVHKTSIPFVKRDETVEWRGDQKIYCVTAISIKSAEKGSTAWISDGGVNHTYISIELESGRGHGLEYNVTIYAK; encoded by the exons ATGAAGCAAATAATCACTCTTTCAATTTTGTGTGTACTTGCAGTCCATTTTGCAAGTTCCGTCAGTCTTCAAAAGGGTACACTTGATATTATAGAAGGCAATTGCACTCATCCAAATCCAAAGCAGGCCGTATTGCAAGATTATGTCCACAAGACTAGCATTCCTTTTGTCAAAAGAGACGAAACA GTTGAATGGCGCGGTGATCAAAAAATTTACTGCGTAACAGCCATCAGTATTAAGAGCGCCGAAAAAGGTTCAACTGCTTGGATCTCCGATGGTGGAGTGAACCACACCTACATCTCAATCGAACTGGAATCTGGTAGAGGTCATGGCTTAGAATACAACGTTACTATTTATGCTAAATAA